The Staphylococcus saprophyticus subsp. saprophyticus ATCC 15305 = NCTC 7292 genome contains the following window.
GTATATCTAAATAGACTGGGTTACTAAATGTAGCCTAGTCTATTTTATAATACATAGATTGCAAACCAATATTTAAAGCAATTATGTATATAAACTTAGAAAAATTGTGATATATTTTAATAAAATGAGATTAAAAGTAGTTAAATATTAAAATGGGGTGAGAAAGATGATGATGGCATTAGGCATGCTATTGCCTGTTTTGGTGGTTGGTTTTATTACTATGTCCATATTGGAAGAAAGAAAAAGAAATCGTAATAAAAAGAAAGATAAATAATTGTTATCAGAGTGAAAAGCTTATGCAGCTTTTTGTGTATATAACGTAAGAACACATATAAGTAAAAATCGAATTTCCAAAGAAAGATTTCATAGTGCCTACGCAACAAGGATGATTAGTCTGTAGGAATGGAAAAGTCGTTTTATAGCGTAGTAGGATTTTAAGGGTAATTAGGCCGAGACATATAAAGATGTTTCGGTCTTTTTTCTTGTGAACTGAAAAATTATAGCAGTATAAAAAATTAAGATATGGCATAAGGATGATGTTATTGAGATGCATAAAATGTTTAACGTGAAACAAAATGATTTTAAATTAATGGTTAAAGTCAAACGATTAATATTCTGATATGATTAATAGTAATATAGGTTAAATAGTAAAGTTATAAAATGCAACTTCAATCATAAATAACTAAAGCGCAACAAAGGGGGATGCTTATGAGTGAAATGTTATATATACTACAGACTGTACTTTTACCTATTTTTATCATGATATTTTTAGGATACATACTGCAAAAGAAATTTACATTAGATTTAAATACATTGGCCAAACTTAATATCTATGTCTTTGTGCCTGGATTTATTTTTGTGAAATTTTACAAGACGCATTTTGCGTTAAGTTTATTGTTTTACATTATCATTTTCTTCGTAATCTATATGTTTGTACTATTTCTTATTGGTAAGTTATTGTCTATGTTCCGTAAAACGGATAAAGGGGAGACAACAACGCTTACAAACAGTCTGATGTTCTTTAATTCGGGTAACTACGGTGTCCCAGTAAATGATTTGGTTTTCAAAGGCGATCCATTAGCAATGTCTGTTCAAGTTATTGTGTTATCTTTGCAAAACATATTCACGTTTTCTTATGGTGTATTTGCGATTCAATCTTTACATATAGGAAAGTTAAAGGCACTTTTAGGTTATTTTAAAATGCCTGTGTTATATGCATTATTACTAGCAATTATATTAAATTACAATCATATACCTATTCCTGAATTTATTTGGACACCAGCGAATTATGTTGCCGATGCTATGATTGCGATTGCGTTATTAATGCTAGGTGCTCAAATATCTAATATCAAATTTAGTTTGAAGTGGTCCAAATCCTATGCGTATGTTTTTATAAGATTGATTATAGGGCCCTTGATTGCCCTTGTTATTATCAAAATCATGGGGATAGAGGGCATCATAGCTCAAACATTATTCATCGCATCAGCAATGCCAACGTCTGTAAATAGTTCAGTTATCGCACAAGAATATGACAATCATCCTGAATTAGCAGCAGAACTTGTCTTTTTATCTACTTTATTAAGTGCCATTACAGTTGTCATCGTGATATACATGTCTAAAATATTATTTTAATAGGAGCAGCTATATCGTGATGTGCTTGCTCATGAAATTAAAAAAAGGTGAATATAAGTGATTAAATTATGATTTTAAGTCACTTATGTTCACCTTTGATTTTATTATATGATTCAAGTATTTAAAATTCTACTACTGTATATTGACGTAATGTCTTTTGAAAAGGTGGCTTGTCAGCTTCACCATTTTTAGATTTTTTATGCATTGCTTTATGCTCTTCAACATGAGAAGGTCTAGCAACCCAATTTTGAAAATCTTTTTTCTCATCCCATTTACTTACAACAACATATTCAACATCATCTGATTTAGATTTTGTCCACACTTCTGATGATTTTAAACCAGCCACATTATGCAACTCGGATTGTGTTTTCTTTACTTTATTATATAGTTGTTGTTCATGTTCCTTGTTAGTCGAAAAAGCAACTTCTGCTACAAACATTACAATCCCTCCTTATAAATTAAATACATATATTATTTTAGCACTAATAAATTTTTCGCTCTAATGAAAATTTCAAAATAAAATTCACGAAGTGTTAATAAACTTTTGACGAATTTGTTAATGTCTATCTTCAGATTTGAAACACAATATATAGTGTTTTATAATTAATGTATATACTATATATAGAAATGAGGGTTAATATGAACAAACTTGAAAAAAATTTAAAGCATCTCATTACGAAAGATCCAACTGTAGTTAATGAAAATGCTAATAAGGATAGTGCTACATTTTCGACTATGAGAGATTTAACAGCAGGTGTAGTGTCTAAGTCGTATGCTTTGGATTATTTATTACCTAAGCATGTCGCTCAAGCCCATGAAGCAGGAGACATTCATTTTCATGATTTAGACTATCATCCATTCCAACCACTCACGAATTGTTGTTTAATTGATGCAGAAAGTATGTTGTCACATGGCTTTCAAATAGGTAATGCGACCGTAACGTCACCGAAATCTATACAGACTGCATCAGCACAATTAGTACAAATTATTGCTAATGTGTCTAGTAGTCAATACGGCGGCTGTACAATAGATCGCGTTGATGAATTGTTGAGTAAATACGCAAAATTTAATGAAATGAAACATCGACAAATTGCAGAAAAATTTGTACATGAGTCAGTCATTGATACATATGTAGATGAGCGAGTAACGCAAGACATTGGGGATGCCATTGAGAGTCTCGAGTATGAAATCAATACGCTATACACTTCGAATGGGCAGACACCTTTTGTTACACTCGGCTTTGGATTAGGAACTGATCGATATAGCCGCAAGATTCAAGAAGCGATATTATCTACTAGAATTAAAGGGTTAGGTAAAGACCGTATTACTGCAATTTTTCCTAAATTAGTTTTTTCAATTAAAAGAGGTGTTAATTTAAATGAGTCAGATCCCAATTATGACATTAAACAGCTCGCTTTAGAATGTTCAACTAAACGCATGTATCCAGATATATTAAACTATGATAAAACAGTGGAACTATTAGGAGATTTTAAAGCACCTATGGGTTGCCGATCATTCTTACCTGCATGGAAAGATAAAGATGGTCATTATGAGAATAATGGCCGCTGTAATCTAGGTGTGGTAACACTGAATGTACCAAGGATTGCTCTGGAATCAAAAGGTGACATGGAAGCTTTTTGGAAAATATTTCATCAGCGTATGGCCATAATGCACGATGCACTGGTTTATCGAATTGAACGTATTGCACAAGCTACGCCAGAGAATGCACCGATTTTATATCAAAACGGGGCATTTAAACACAGATTAAAAGAAACAGATGACATTATGACATTATTTAAAGGGCAACGTGCAACTTTGTCTATAGGATATATTGGGTTATATGAAGCGGCAACGGTATTTTATGGGCCTCATTGGGAACGTTTATCTAAAGCAAAAGCATTTACATTAGATATATTAAAATCGATGAAAGCATATCAGTTAAAATGGACAGAGCAATACGATATTTGGTTTAGTATCTATAGCACACCAAGTGAATCCTTAACGGATCGTTTTTGTCGACTAGATCGTGAACAATTTGGAGAAATAGCTGATATCACAGATAAAGGTTATTATCAAAATTCATTCCATTATGATGTTAGAAAAGATGTGACGCCTTTTGAGAAAATTGATTTTGAAAAAGATTATCCAGAATATGCGAGTGGTGGTTATATCCATTATTGCGAGTACCCGAAATTAAATCATAATTTAAAGGCATTAGAAGCGGTTTGGGATTATGCTTACGATAAAGTAAGTTATTTAGGCACAAATATCCCAATTGACCATTGCAGAAAATGTGGATTTGTCGGAGATTTTAAAACAACTGCAAAAGGCTATCAGTGTCCGCAATGTGGCAATGATGATCCTAAGTCGGTAGATGTGGTTAAACGTACGTGTGGCTATTTAGGCAATCCTGTTCAACGGCCTACTATAGAAGGTCGCCATAAAGAAATGTGCGCGCGCGTTAAACATTTGAAAGATGCATCAGTATGAATATTTTAAAAATAAGACATGGGCAAGGCCATATCGCTAAAATAGAAGCACAAAGCTTTGTAGATGGTGAAGGTGTGCGTTGCAGTTTATATGTTTCAGGTTGCCCATTTGCCTGTGAAAATTGTTATAATAAAGTGGCTCAAAATTTTAAATACGGTGAGCC
Protein-coding sequences here:
- a CDS encoding AEC family transporter, whose translation is MSEMLYILQTVLLPIFIMIFLGYILQKKFTLDLNTLAKLNIYVFVPGFIFVKFYKTHFALSLLFYIIIFFVIYMFVLFLIGKLLSMFRKTDKGETTTLTNSLMFFNSGNYGVPVNDLVFKGDPLAMSVQVIVLSLQNIFTFSYGVFAIQSLHIGKLKALLGYFKMPVLYALLLAIILNYNHIPIPEFIWTPANYVADAMIAIALLMLGAQISNIKFSLKWSKSYAYVFIRLIIGPLIALVIIKIMGIEGIIAQTLFIASAMPTSVNSSVIAQEYDNHPELAAELVFLSTLLSAITVVIVIYMSKILF
- the nrdD gene encoding anaerobic ribonucleoside-triphosphate reductase — protein: MNKLEKNLKHLITKDPTVVNENANKDSATFSTMRDLTAGVVSKSYALDYLLPKHVAQAHEAGDIHFHDLDYHPFQPLTNCCLIDAESMLSHGFQIGNATVTSPKSIQTASAQLVQIIANVSSSQYGGCTIDRVDELLSKYAKFNEMKHRQIAEKFVHESVIDTYVDERVTQDIGDAIESLEYEINTLYTSNGQTPFVTLGFGLGTDRYSRKIQEAILSTRIKGLGKDRITAIFPKLVFSIKRGVNLNESDPNYDIKQLALECSTKRMYPDILNYDKTVELLGDFKAPMGCRSFLPAWKDKDGHYENNGRCNLGVVTLNVPRIALESKGDMEAFWKIFHQRMAIMHDALVYRIERIAQATPENAPILYQNGAFKHRLKETDDIMTLFKGQRATLSIGYIGLYEAATVFYGPHWERLSKAKAFTLDILKSMKAYQLKWTEQYDIWFSIYSTPSESLTDRFCRLDREQFGEIADITDKGYYQNSFHYDVRKDVTPFEKIDFEKDYPEYASGGYIHYCEYPKLNHNLKALEAVWDYAYDKVSYLGTNIPIDHCRKCGFVGDFKTTAKGYQCPQCGNDDPKSVDVVKRTCGYLGNPVQRPTIEGRHKEMCARVKHLKDASV
- a CDS encoding antibiotic biosynthesis monooxygenase family protein, with the translated sequence MFVAEVAFSTNKEHEQQLYNKVKKTQSELHNVAGLKSSEVWTKSKSDDVEYVVVSKWDEKKDFQNWVARPSHVEEHKAMHKKSKNGEADKPPFQKTLRQYTVVEF